In a genomic window of Occallatibacter riparius:
- a CDS encoding OsmC family protein, translating to MTSDLSIRAVQQGAMRVTAADGVHQIQMDYPTLPGESVTGLTPLKTLLASLAACSANSVRLLLERKLGQTITCLEVHAHASRRTEHPTVLTAITLEFLLSGPSIDPKAVDRALALSEQKLCPVWNMLKTSTPITATYRIVPEPPTNLPP from the coding sequence ATGACCTCCGACCTCTCCATCCGCGCTGTCCAGCAGGGCGCAATGCGCGTTACCGCCGCCGACGGTGTCCACCAGATCCAGATGGATTACCCCACGCTCCCAGGCGAATCCGTCACCGGCCTCACGCCCCTCAAGACGCTCCTCGCCAGTCTCGCCGCCTGCTCCGCCAACTCCGTCCGCCTGCTCCTCGAGCGCAAACTCGGTCAGACCATCACCTGTCTCGAGGTCCATGCCCACGCCAGCCGCCGGACCGAGCATCCCACCGTCCTCACCGCAATCACCCTGGAATTCCTCCTCAGCGGCCCCTCCATCGATCCCAAGGCCGTCGATCGCGCCCTTGCCCTCTCCGAGCAGAAACTCTGCCCCGTCTGGAACATGCTCAAAACCAGCACTCCCATCACCGCCACCTACCGCATCGTCCCTGAACCCCCAACCAACTTGCCCCCCTGA
- a CDS encoding DNA-formamidopyrimidine glycosylase family protein: MPEGDTIFRAARALNRALAGRTITGFHSAYPLLTRFNDDHPLTGQTVQSVESRGKWVLMHFSGGAKLVTHMLMNGSWHIYKPGEKWRAPGSAARIVIETADYVAVGFNVPLAEMHTADSLRRERRIPAAKGDLLNADFDTETAVARILAEADGELGDVLLRQRVMAGVGNVFKSEVCFMTGLYPFRKVGTLTEAQVREIVDVARKQLAANVMEDSGDRIVTWRGVGRRTTRSSAPSESLWVYGRAGEPCRKCATPIEQRMQGKDARVTFWCPNCQR; the protein is encoded by the coding sequence ATGCCTGAAGGCGACACGATATTCCGGGCAGCGCGCGCCCTGAATCGCGCTCTCGCTGGCAGAACCATCACCGGCTTCCACTCCGCCTATCCGCTGCTCACGCGGTTCAACGACGATCATCCGCTCACCGGCCAGACTGTGCAGAGCGTGGAATCGCGGGGAAAATGGGTCCTCATGCACTTCTCCGGCGGAGCCAAGCTCGTCACCCACATGCTCATGAACGGGAGCTGGCACATCTACAAGCCGGGCGAGAAGTGGCGCGCTCCCGGATCGGCAGCCCGCATCGTGATCGAGACCGCCGATTACGTCGCCGTCGGATTCAACGTGCCCCTGGCCGAGATGCATACCGCCGACTCACTGCGCCGCGAGCGGCGGATTCCGGCCGCCAAGGGCGACCTGCTGAACGCCGACTTCGACACCGAAACTGCCGTAGCCCGCATCCTGGCCGAGGCCGACGGCGAGCTGGGCGACGTGCTGCTGCGGCAGCGTGTGATGGCCGGCGTCGGCAATGTCTTCAAGTCGGAGGTGTGCTTCATGACCGGGCTATATCCCTTTCGCAAGGTGGGCACGCTCACCGAAGCCCAGGTCCGCGAGATCGTCGACGTCGCCCGCAAGCAGCTTGCAGCCAACGTGATGGAGGACTCAGGCGACCGCATCGTGACCTGGCGCGGCGTGGGCCGCAGAACGACGCGAAGCTCCGCCCCATCCGAGAGTCTCTGGGTCTACGGCCGGGCCGGCGAGCCATGCCGCAAGTGCGCCACCCCCATCGAGCAGCGGATGCAGGGCAAAGATGCACGCGTCACCTTCTGGTGTCCCAATTGCCAAAGATGA